ACCTCGTCGCCCAGACGGGCGCGCCGACCGCGGAGAACTCCGTCGCTCAGATCGGCGCCGAGAACCCCGAGGTGCTCCTCCTGCTCATCCCGGCGGCGTTCATCTTCATCGGCCCGGGCGAGGAGATTCTGTTCCGCGGGGTCGTCCAGGATCGCCTCCGCGAGGCGTTCTCCGCGTGGGTCGCCATCCCCGTCGCGAGCGTCATCTTCGGCGCGGTCCACTTCGTCGCGCTCACCGGCGCGGCACCCGGGCGGATCGTCACCATCGGCATCCTCTCGACGCTGACGCTCGTGTTCGGCGCGGCCTACGAGTACACGGACAACCTCGTCGTCCCGGCGTTCATCCACGGCGCCTACGACGCCGTGCTGTTCGCCGGCTTGTACGTCGTCGTCGTGTACGGTCCCGAGGCACAGTCGCCTGGTGAGGCCGCGAGCATGGCGGTCGCCGACCTGCTCGCGGTCCTCCCGCTCGTGTGAGCGGGCGGTCCGCGGCGAATCCTTTTGGCGGAAGCCGGGGCCACCCCGTCGTGCCGTGGACTCGTCCGCCGCGGGGCGTGCCGCGACGCGACGACACGCCCGCTCCGCGCGACTCGGTCGGTGCGATGACACCGCCCGGCGCCGACTCGCGTGTCGTCCGTTCGCCACCCACCAGCCGTGAGGCTCGCCGGCCCGGAGCGACACCCTTACTCGCGTCCCCGGGAACCTCGCCACAATGCGCGAGCACTTCGAGATCCGGGACCACGACGCCGCCGGCCGCATCGGGGAGTTGACCGTCCCCCGTGCGGGCGTCACCGTCGAGACTCCCGCTCTCCTCCCGGTGATCAACCCCAACATCGAGACGATCGACCCGGGCCGACTCCGGTCGGAGTTCGGCGCGGACATGCTGATCACCAACTCCTACATCATCCGCACGACCGACGACGTGCGCGAGCAGGCGCTCGAAGAGGGGCTCCACGAGATGCTCGGCTTCGACGGCGCGATCATGACCGACTCGGGGAGCTTCCAGTTGGCCGAGTACGGCGAGATCGACACCACGACGACGGAGATCCTGGAGTTCCAGCGCGACATCGGGAGCGACGTGGGCACGCCGGTCGATATCCCGACGCCGCCGGACGTCAGCCGCGAGCAGGCCGAGTCCGACCTGGAGGTCACCCGCCAGGCGCTCGCCGACGCCGAGGCCGTCGACACCGGCGACATGCTCGTCAACGCGCCTGTCCAGGGGAGCACCTACCCCGACCTGCGCGAACAGGCGGGCCGCGAGGCCGCCGCGACGGATCTGGACGTGTTCCCCGTCGGCGCGGTCGTGCCGATGATGAACAGCTACCGCTACGACGACATGGTCGACGCCGTCGCCGCCGCCAAGCGCGGCCTCGCCGAGGACTGCCCGGTCCACCTGTTCGGTGCGGGCCACCCGATGATGTTCGCGCTGGCGGTCGCGCTCGGCTGTGACCTGTTCGACTCCGCTGCGTACGCGCTGATGGCGCGCGACGGGCGCTACCTCACGGTGTCCGGCACGGAGCAACTGGAGGATCTGGACTACCTCCCCTGCTCGTGCCCCATCTGCCACACGCACACGCCCGACGAATTGCGTGCCGCGCAGGGGGACGAGCAGGAGTCACTACTCGCCGAGCACAACCTCCACGTCACCTTCGAGGAGTTGCGCCGCGTGAAACAGGCGATCCGCGACGGCGACCTGCTCGAACTCGTCGAGAAGCGCGCCCGCGGCCACCCCGCGATGGCCGACGGCTACCGCGCCCTCCTCGAGCACGCCGACCAACTGGAGCGCATCGACAGCGCCTCCAAGGGGACGTTCTTCTCCGTCTCCCACGAGTCCGCTCGTCGGCCCGAGGTGCGCCGCCACCACGAGCGTCTCCCGCGACTGTCGGTGCCCGACCGCCTGCTGTGCACGGAGTACGGCACGCCCTCGGACCACGACTACGACGAGGTGTGGCGCGTCGTCCCGCCCTTCGGCCCGTTCCCCCGCGCGCTCTCGGAGACGTACCCCCTGACCGCCGAGGTGCCCGACCGCACCGACGCCGCCGCCGAACGCGCCGCCGCCGAGGGGATCCGGGCGCTGGTCGAGGCGAACCCGGAGGCGGACGTGACGCTCGCACACGACGGGTGGGGCGCCGACGCGCTGGCGGTCGTTCCAGAGTCGGTGACGCTGGAGAATCTGGCCGCCGGCGGCCACCGCGACCGCGGTACCGGGAGTGACGACGCCGCGGACGACGGAAGCGAAAGCGAATAACGCCCGGACCGCACATCCCGCGGTATGACCGACTACTTCGAGGTCCACGAGCGGGACGGCGCCGCCCGACTCGGGGAACTGCGCCTCGATTCGCCGCTGACGACGCCGGCACTCGCGGACGACGTGGTGCGCGATGCCGGGTCGCTGTGGAACGCGGAGCGCGACGCGCCCGACGGCGACGACGCGGTGCTCACGATCCTCCCACACCGCGCGTACCCCGCCGGCACGCGCGAGGAGGTCGTCGACGCCTTCGCCGCCGAGTACCCCGACATCGGCGGCCCGAGCGCCGCCGTGATCCCGAGCGACGCGCCCGACGTGGGCGGCGCCGCCGACGCGCCAGTCGACGCGTTCGTGCTCTCGGACGCGCAGGGCGTCGTCGGCCACGCGGCCGCCTTCGCTGAGGCCGTCGTCGACGTGCGCGAGACGGTGCCCGCCGACACCGCGCTGTACCTCTCTGGCGTCGCCACGCCGCTGAACGTCGCGACGCTCGTGTACGCCGGCGTCGACCTCGTCGACGCGAAGCGGGCGCGGGTGAAGGGGAGCCAGGGCAAGTACCTCACCGACGAGGGCGAGCGCTTCCTGGAGGACCTGGACGAACTCCCGTGTTCGTGCCCGGCGTGTCAGGTGCCCCGCGAGGAGTTCGACCACGCTGCCTGCGAGGAACACAACGTCAACGCGCTGGAGGCCGAACTGCGCCGCGTCCGTCGCCGTATCCGCGAGGGTCGCCTCCGCGACTACGTCGAGGGGCAGGCCCGCCACGAGCAGTGGCTCACCGCTGCGTTCCGCGAGTTGGACCAGCAGTACGGCTACGTCGAGGAGCGCGCGCCCGTCGCCCGCAACAACGAGTTGTCGGCGGCGACGAGCGACACCATCCGTCGCCCGGAGATCCAGCGGTTCGCCGAGCGCGTCACCGACCGCTACG
The DNA window shown above is from Halobaculum marinum and carries:
- a CDS encoding CPBP family intramembrane glutamic endopeptidase, with the protein product MIRSLLRRLRDWYRSLDPRVRALVEAVALGLGGIVAALFVVFGVFISLGFAGYQPSPLVLVGLQLVLVQGVSFGGFASVYLIRRGRNPLSLFRFPGLRDAAVAVGGFVGSFSLLIAASYLVAQTGAPTAENSVAQIGAENPEVLLLLIPAAFIFIGPGEEILFRGVVQDRLREAFSAWVAIPVASVIFGAVHFVALTGAAPGRIVTIGILSTLTLVFGAAYEYTDNLVVPAFIHGAYDAVLFAGLYVVVVYGPEAQSPGEAASMAVADLLAVLPLV
- the arcS gene encoding archaeosine synthase subunit alpha codes for the protein MTDYFEVHERDGAARLGELRLDSPLTTPALADDVVRDAGSLWNAERDAPDGDDAVLTILPHRAYPAGTREEVVDAFAAEYPDIGGPSAAVIPSDAPDVGGAADAPVDAFVLSDAQGVVGHAAAFAEAVVDVRETVPADTALYLSGVATPLNVATLVYAGVDLVDAKRARVKGSQGKYLTDEGERFLEDLDELPCSCPACQVPREEFDHAACEEHNVNALEAELRRVRRRIREGRLRDYVEGQARHEQWLTAAFRELDQQYGYVEERAPVARNNELSAATSDTIRRPEIQRFAERVTDRYVNRFRNPLVLVPCSARKPYSESQSHGQFHDAIQFRAHLASMTSPIGVVPQELELTYPAQHYDTVVTGRWSEDEKQFVAEVLKRYLQRNEYPRVIAHVPEDGYRDICERVEEQVDVPFEYTVEDHPTTTESIGNLMSTLDGELKYTKREREHNTVRALADYMLGDGAGDDLFDELNTRSRYPKLQVRDDDEELLATMVPTYGALAFTLAGAHQWVDSDAPTKTVEIDAFVPQGSVLAPGVVDADDDIRVGDEVVVEGPKAFAVGRAEMHGAEMRSSTRGIAVDVRHSEER
- the tgtA gene encoding tRNA guanosine(15) transglycosylase TgtA — encoded protein: MREHFEIRDHDAAGRIGELTVPRAGVTVETPALLPVINPNIETIDPGRLRSEFGADMLITNSYIIRTTDDVREQALEEGLHEMLGFDGAIMTDSGSFQLAEYGEIDTTTTEILEFQRDIGSDVGTPVDIPTPPDVSREQAESDLEVTRQALADAEAVDTGDMLVNAPVQGSTYPDLREQAGREAAATDLDVFPVGAVVPMMNSYRYDDMVDAVAAAKRGLAEDCPVHLFGAGHPMMFALAVALGCDLFDSAAYALMARDGRYLTVSGTEQLEDLDYLPCSCPICHTHTPDELRAAQGDEQESLLAEHNLHVTFEELRRVKQAIRDGDLLELVEKRARGHPAMADGYRALLEHADQLERIDSASKGTFFSVSHESARRPEVRRHHERLPRLSVPDRLLCTEYGTPSDHDYDEVWRVVPPFGPFPRALSETYPLTAEVPDRTDAAAERAAAEGIRALVEANPEADVTLAHDGWGADALAVVPESVTLENLAAGGHRDRGTGSDDAADDGSESE